The stretch of DNA GTAATTTTATATGTAGATGAGCTTTATAAGGGCAAACTTAATAGGGTTGATAAGTACGTTAGGTTTGCAGCTGGCAAGGGTATAAATGTTGCCTCCTTTTTATCGGATTTAGGGTTTAAAAATATATCTGTTACTGGATTTCTAGGTGAAAAAAACAAATACTATTTTTTAGACTATTTTAAAGAAAAATCACTTAATGACAATTTTATATATTATAATGGTTATACGAGGGAAAATTATAAGATTGTTGAGGATTCTACAAATGTAACAACAGAGGTTAACACTGAGAGCATATATAGAGAAAAACTTTGCTTAGGTGCTATGCAATCAATGATTGAAGAGTTTGCGCCTAACTTTAATTATTTTGTTTTTTCAGGGAGTGTCCCACCTACTTTTAATAGTGATGTCTATTATAAACTTGGAAAAATTGCAGTATCTAAAAATAAAAAGGTAATTATTGATACTAGTGGAATTGCTTTAAAAGAAGCTCTTCGTATACCACCTTTTGCCAT from Deferribacterota bacterium encodes:
- a CDS encoding 1-phosphofructokinase family hexose kinase, with amino-acid sequence MQKWKRSKRFIKEDIVITITLNPAIDVILYVDELYKGKLNRVDKYVRFAAGKGINVASFLSDLGFKNISVTGFLGEKNKYYFLDYFKEKSLNDNFIYYNGYTRENYKIVEDSTNVTTEVNTESIYREKLCLGAMQSMIEEFAPNFNYFVFSGSVPPTFNSDVYYKLGKIAVSKNKKVIIDTSGIALKEALRIPPFAIKPNYNEYCELLNKSSLTIKEIVESLKYIHNKGVEYVLLTMGEKGALISTRDAKIFVKGVPDKINSTTCAGDAFLSGFLYGIINNCSLEEIAKLSTASSLSLLSSFNRQLENILSLERYYKNIEVEHIS